Proteins from a single region of Strix uralensis isolate ZFMK-TIS-50842 chromosome 31, bStrUra1, whole genome shotgun sequence:
- the LOC141936063 gene encoding olfactory receptor 14A16-like — translation MSNSSSITEFLLLACPDTRELQLLHFWLFLGIYLAALLGNGLIITAIACDHHLHTPMYFFLLNLSLLDLGSISTTLPKAMANSLWDRRDISYLGCAGQVLFFLFFISAELSLLTIMSYDRYVAICKPLHYRTLLGSRACVHMAAAAWGTGFLWAVLHTANTFSLPLCQGNTLDQFFCENPQILKLSCSDSYLREVGLIMVSVCLLFGCFVFIVVSYVQILRAVLRIPSEQGRHKAFSTCLPHLAVVTLFVGTSFFAHLKPPSITSPSLNLVVAVLYSVVPPALNPLIYSMRNQELKDALRKVICCFSAALDCQPLSANDSQYKS, via the coding sequence atgtccaacagcagctccatcactgagttcctcctcctggcatgcccagacacacgggagctgcagctcttgcacttctggctcttcctgggcatctacctggctgccctcctgggcaacggcctcatcatcaccgccatcgcctgtgaccaccacctgcacacccccatgtacttcttcctcctcaacctctccctcctcgacctgggctccatctccaccactctccccaaagccatggccaattccctctgggacagaagggacatctcctacttgggatgtgctggccaagtccttttctttctcttttttatctcagcaGAACTTTCCCTCCTCACCATaatgtcctacgaccgctacgttgccatctgcaaacccctgcactacaggaccctcctgggcagcagagcttgtgtccacatggcagcagctgcctggggcactgggtttctctgggctgtgctgcacacggccaacacattttcacttccactctgccaaggcaacaccctggaccaatttttctgtgaaaaccctcagatcctcaagctctcctgctcagactcctacctcagggaagttgggcttatcatggttagtgtctgtttactttttggatgttttgttttcattgtggtgtcctatgtgcagatcttgagggccgtgctgaggatcccctctgagcagggacggcacaaagccttttccacgtgcctccctcacctggccgtggtcaCCCTGTTTGTTGGCACTTCATTCTTTGCCCACCTGAAGCCTCCCTCCATCACATCCCCATCTCTGAACCTGGTTGTTGcagttctgtactcagtggtaCCTCCAGcactgaaccccctcatctacagcatgaggaatcaggaactcaaggatgccctgaggaaagtgatttgctgtttttcagcagCCTTAGACTGTCAACCACTCTCTGCAAACGACTCCCAGTATAAATCATGA